From a region of the Corallococcus coralloides DSM 2259 genome:
- a CDS encoding response regulator, giving the protein MSQQIRALVVDDSQAMRRSIMYALQRLADVVCIEAQDGVEGLKKLSTQGRFDLVMTDINMPLMDGLKLIHHIRQTEDHRAVPIVVVTTEGAAADRARAMALGATAYLVKPVQARVVLDTVKELLKLG; this is encoded by the coding sequence ATGTCGCAGCAGATCCGCGCGCTGGTGGTGGATGACTCGCAGGCCATGCGCCGCAGCATCATGTACGCGCTCCAGCGCCTGGCCGACGTGGTCTGTATCGAGGCCCAGGACGGCGTGGAGGGGCTGAAGAAGCTCTCCACGCAGGGCCGCTTCGACCTGGTGATGACGGACATCAACATGCCGTTGATGGATGGGCTGAAGCTCATCCACCACATCCGCCAGACGGAAGACCACCGGGCGGTGCCCATCGTCGTGGTGACGACGGAGGGCGCGGCGGCGGACCGGGCGCGGGCCATGGCGCTGGGGGCCACGGCCTACCTGGTGAAGCCCGTGCAGGCCCGCGTGGTGCTGGACACGGTGAAGGAACTGCTGAAGCTCGGCTGA
- a CDS encoding ABC transporter ATP-binding protein, whose translation MEPALDVEGLEKTYGAVRAVRGLSFQVAPGEVLGLVGPNGAGKTSTLRCLAGILPPSAGRVRVAGFDVAQAPVEAKRQLAFLPDEPRFFEYLTVWEHLNFTARLYGVEDWEERGRALLEEMELTGREKSLPGELSRGMKQKLSIACGFLHQPRLILLDEPLTGLDPLGIRRMKASLRRRAEEGTALVLSSHLLPLVEELCHRLLVIAGGRAVALGSLPEIREQMAGGAGDGASLEELFVRITSAASEEARARGNEPA comes from the coding sequence ATGGAACCGGCGCTGGACGTCGAGGGGCTGGAGAAGACGTACGGCGCGGTGCGGGCGGTGCGCGGCCTCTCCTTCCAGGTGGCACCGGGCGAGGTGCTGGGCCTCGTGGGACCCAACGGCGCGGGCAAGACGTCCACGCTGCGGTGTCTGGCCGGCATCCTCCCGCCCTCCGCGGGGCGCGTGCGGGTGGCGGGCTTCGACGTGGCACAGGCCCCGGTGGAGGCGAAGCGCCAGCTGGCCTTCCTTCCGGACGAGCCGCGCTTCTTCGAGTACCTCACCGTCTGGGAGCACCTGAACTTCACCGCGCGCCTCTACGGCGTGGAGGACTGGGAGGAGCGGGGCCGCGCGCTCCTGGAGGAGATGGAGCTCACCGGCCGGGAGAAGTCGCTGCCGGGCGAGCTGTCGCGGGGCATGAAGCAGAAGCTGTCCATCGCGTGCGGCTTCCTGCACCAGCCCCGGCTCATCCTCCTGGATGAACCGCTGACGGGGTTGGATCCGCTGGGCATCCGCCGCATGAAGGCCTCGCTGCGCCGCCGCGCGGAGGAGGGCACGGCGCTGGTGCTGTCGTCGCACCTGCTCCCGCTGGTGGAGGAGCTGTGCCACCGGCTGCTCGTCATCGCCGGAGGGCGCGCGGTGGCGCTGGGCTCGCTGCCGGAGATCCGCGAGCAGATGGCGGGCGGAGCCGGGGACGGCGCGTCGCTGGAGGAGCTGTTCGTGCGCATCACCAGCGCGGCGTCGGAGGAGGCGCGGGCGCGGGGGAACGAACCGGCGTGA
- the cheB gene encoding chemotaxis-specific protein-glutamate methyltransferase CheB, with translation MARPLTVLVIDDSATNRRTLTTLLESSQEVMVLDWAQDGEEGLKKVLDLKPDVVTLDLEMPRLGGHTFLRLLMRAAPTPVIVISSYAHSSDVGKALELGAFDFIAKPPQGTPAALEHLRRELLDKVLAARHAKSGGRHGAPPRASLLTGEVPQVIAVGASTGGPPAVQRLLEGLAVEPTVSVLVGQHMPSQFTKAFAERLDRIGPFTVTEACEGDVVKPGHVYIAPGGRHLVLSDRTGRLELRTPSPVPMDKYAPSVDRLFESAAEVLGPRAVAVVLTGMGADGAQGVRAVRREGGETWAESEDTAVVYGMPKEAIATGAVSRVLALDAIGTELAALVRRRRQSGGQ, from the coding sequence ATGGCACGCCCGCTCACGGTGCTCGTCATCGACGACTCGGCCACCAACCGGCGCACGCTCACCACGCTGCTGGAGTCCTCCCAGGAGGTGATGGTGCTGGACTGGGCCCAGGACGGCGAGGAGGGGCTCAAGAAGGTCCTGGACCTGAAGCCCGACGTGGTGACGCTGGACCTGGAGATGCCCCGGCTGGGCGGCCACACCTTCCTGCGGCTGCTCATGCGCGCGGCGCCCACGCCCGTCATCGTCATCTCCAGCTACGCGCACAGCTCGGACGTGGGCAAGGCGCTGGAGCTGGGCGCGTTCGACTTCATCGCCAAGCCGCCCCAGGGCACACCCGCGGCGCTGGAGCACCTGCGGCGCGAGCTGCTCGACAAGGTGCTCGCGGCGCGCCACGCGAAGTCCGGGGGGCGCCACGGGGCCCCGCCGCGCGCCTCCCTGCTGACGGGGGAGGTGCCGCAGGTCATCGCCGTGGGCGCGTCCACGGGCGGGCCTCCCGCGGTGCAGCGGCTGCTGGAGGGACTGGCCGTCGAGCCGACCGTCAGCGTGCTGGTGGGCCAGCACATGCCCTCGCAGTTCACCAAGGCCTTCGCGGAGCGGTTGGACCGCATCGGCCCCTTCACGGTGACGGAGGCATGCGAGGGCGACGTGGTGAAGCCGGGCCACGTCTACATCGCACCAGGAGGCCGCCACCTGGTGCTGTCGGACCGCACCGGGCGCCTGGAGCTGCGCACCCCGTCGCCGGTGCCCATGGACAAGTACGCACCGTCGGTGGACCGGCTCTTCGAGAGCGCGGCGGAGGTGCTGGGGCCGCGCGCGGTGGCGGTGGTGCTGACGGGGATGGGGGCGGACGGGGCGCAGGGGGTGCGCGCGGTCCGCCGCGAGGGCGGAGAGACGTGGGCCGAGTCCGAGGACACGGCGGTGGTGTACGGCATGCCCAAGGAGGCCATCGCCACGGGCGCGGTGAGCCGGGTGCTGGCCCTGGACGCCATCGGGACGGAGTTGGCCGCGCTGGTGCGCCGCCGACGCCAGTCTGGCGGGCAGTGA